A section of the Brachionichthys hirsutus isolate HB-005 unplaced genomic scaffold, CSIRO-AGI_Bhir_v1 contig_1278, whole genome shotgun sequence genome encodes:
- the LOC137917241 gene encoding solute carrier family 35 member D3-like yields MDVVQRRLLGISVAVAHGVFSGSLNILLKFLISRFHFSFLTLLQLLTSGGAALTLETLRRLGRVRIPPFSLQLAKDFAPVCVLSTLQSSLTLLSLRGLSLPMYVVFKRCLPLFTLSIGGCVLKDGVPSVGVATAVIITTGGAALAGAGDLSGDPFGYVTGVLAVIVHASYLVLIQKGSLDREHGPLTAQYAIATMATPVLLLCSFISTDAVSMWSYAGWSDPHVTAIFVCCVLIGGAMNFTTLHCTYINSAVTTSFVGVVKSIATITVGMLALDDVAPTGLFIGGVAVNTVGSVTYCIVKYYEMKRRSLYEDLEEEEQEQRAPPGEPCGDEPAAGTDPDGKEANGQVCSADRKEGRGSTIMTEQEVLEMQREHLHKESPASSYVGVWRSVRHLQFLKREPLISNMEQQSP; encoded by the exons ATGGACGTGGTCCAGCGGCGGCTGCTCGGGATCTCCGTGGCCGTGGCGCACGGCGTGTTCTCCGGTTCCCTGAACATCCTGCTGAAGTTCCTCATCAGTCggttccacttcagcttcctGACGCTGTTGCAGCTTCTGACCAGCGGGGGCGCCGCGCTCACCCTGGAGACGCTCCGGCGGCTGGGGAGGGTTCGAATCCCGCCGTTCAGCCTGCAGCTGGCCAAG gaCTTTGCCCCCGTGTGTGTCCTGTCCACGCTGCAGTCCTCCCTGACCCTCTTGTCCCTGCGGGGACTCAGTCTCCCGATGTACGTCGTCTTCAAGCGCTGCCTGCCGCTCTTCACGCTCAGCATCGGGGGGTGTGTCCTGAAGGACGGCGTCCCGTCCGTCGGCGTGGCAACCGCTGTCATCATCACCACCGGGGGGGCCGCGCTGGctg GTGCCGGTGACCTCAGCGGCGACCCGTTCGGCTACGTGACCGGCGTGCTGGCGGTCATCGTCCACGCCTCCtacctggttctgatccagaagggCAGCCTGGACAGAGAGCACGGGCCGCTCACGGCGCAGTACGCCATCGCCACCATGGCGACGCCG gtgctcctgctctgctccttcaTCTCCACGGACGCCGTCAGCATGTGGAGCTACGCGGGCTGGTCGGACCCCCACGTCACCGCCATCTTCGTCTGCTGCGTCCTCATCGGCGGCGCCATGAACTTCACCACGCTGCACTGCACCTACATCAACTCGGCCGTCACCACCAGCTTCGTGGGCGTGGTCAAGAGCATCGCCACCATCACCGTGGGCATGCTGGCGCTGGACGACGTGGCGCCCACCGGGCTGTTCATCGGCGGCGTCGCCGTCAACACCGTGGGCTCCGTCACCTACTGCATCGTCAAGTACTacgagatgaagaggaggagcctctacgaggatctggaggaggaggagcaggagcagcgagCGCCTCCTGGCGAGCCCTGCGGGGACGAACCCGCAGCCGGTACCGACCCGGACGGGAAGGAGGCTAATGGACAGGTGTGCAGCGCTGACCGGAAGGAGGGGCGGGGTTCTACCATCATGACTGAGCAGGAGGTTCTGGAGATGCAGCGGGAGCACCTCCACAAGGagagccccgcctccagctACGTGGGCGTGTGGCGCTCCGTCAGACACCTGCAGTTCCTGAAGAGAGAGCCTTTGATCAGCAACATGGAGCAGCAGAGTCCGTGA